From the genome of Parazoarcus communis, one region includes:
- the paaK gene encoding phenylacetate--CoA ligase PaaK — protein MTVNTYSPPELEPIEKASIDELRALQLERLKWSVRHAYENVPHYRKAFDDKGVHPDDLKTLEDLAKFPFTTKHDLRDNYPFGMFAVPMNKVARVHASSGTTGKPTVVGYTLKDIDTWANVVARSIRASGGRPGDMVHISYGYGLFTGGMGAHYGAERLGCTVIPMSGGQTEKQVQIIQDFKPSIIMVTPSYMLTILDEMEAQGIDPKSTSLRIGIFGAEPWTPAMRLAVEARAGIDAVDIYGLSEVMGPGVANECVETKDGPTIWEDHFYPEIINPETGEVVPDGEEGELVFTSLSKEAMPVIRYRTRDLTRLLPPTARSMRRMAKITGRSDDMLIIRGVNVFPTQIEELICKMPKLAPQYLLEVDKNGHMDTLTVKVEVNAEANVGRHPEQKEALAKELTHHIKALIGVSCKVVVGEPFSIERVTVGKAKRVVDRRPKE, from the coding sequence ATGACGGTGAATACATATTCCCCACCCGAACTCGAGCCTATCGAAAAGGCCAGCATCGACGAACTGCGTGCGCTGCAGCTCGAGCGGCTGAAGTGGAGCGTGCGTCACGCCTATGAGAACGTGCCGCACTACCGCAAGGCGTTCGACGACAAGGGCGTGCATCCGGACGACCTGAAGACGCTCGAGGATCTGGCGAAGTTTCCCTTCACCACCAAGCACGACCTGCGCGACAACTACCCGTTCGGGATGTTCGCCGTGCCGATGAACAAGGTGGCGCGGGTGCATGCCTCCTCCGGCACCACCGGCAAACCGACCGTGGTCGGCTACACGCTGAAGGACATCGACACCTGGGCCAACGTCGTGGCGCGCTCGATTCGCGCTTCGGGTGGGCGTCCTGGTGACATGGTGCATATCTCCTACGGCTATGGTCTCTTCACCGGCGGCATGGGTGCGCACTACGGTGCCGAGCGTCTTGGCTGCACGGTGATCCCGATGTCGGGCGGGCAGACCGAGAAGCAGGTCCAGATCATTCAGGACTTCAAGCCCAGCATCATCATGGTGACGCCGTCCTACATGCTGACCATCCTCGACGAGATGGAAGCGCAGGGCATCGACCCCAAGAGCACCTCGCTCAGGATCGGTATCTTCGGTGCCGAGCCCTGGACCCCGGCAATGCGCCTGGCGGTCGAGGCACGTGCAGGGATCGACGCGGTCGACATCTACGGTCTGTCCGAAGTCATGGGGCCGGGCGTCGCCAACGAATGCGTCGAAACCAAAGACGGCCCGACGATCTGGGAAGACCATTTCTATCCCGAAATCATCAACCCGGAAACGGGCGAAGTCGTGCCGGACGGCGAGGAAGGCGAGCTTGTCTTTACGTCCCTGAGCAAGGAAGCGATGCCGGTGATCCGTTATCGCACCCGCGACCTTACCCGTCTGCTGCCGCCGACTGCGCGCAGCATGCGCCGCATGGCCAAGATCACCGGCCGCTCGGACGACATGCTGATCATCCGCGGTGTGAACGTGTTCCCGACCCAGATCGAGGAGCTGATCTGCAAGATGCCCAAGCTGGCGCCGCAGTATCTGCTCGAGGTCGACAAGAACGGCCACATGGACACGCTGACGGTGAAGGTCGAGGTCAACGCCGAGGCCAATGTTGGTCGGCATCCGGAGCAGAAAGAGGCGCTGGCCAAGGAGCTCACCCACCACATCAAGGCCCTGATCGGTGTGTCGTGCAAGGTCGTGGTTGGCGAGCCGTTCTCGATCGAACGGGTCACGGTCGGCAAGGCCAAGCGCGTCGTCGATCGCAGGCCGAAAGAATAA
- the paaA gene encoding 1,2-phenylacetyl-CoA epoxidase subunit PaaA: MYTQSLSIPDGDAKGPRKVENPEYLAEFNAKIDAGGFIEAKDWMPEAYRKTLVRQISQHAHSEIVGMLPEGNWITRAPSLKRKAILLAKVQDEGGHGLYLYAAAETLGVSRDELTEALLSGKAKYSSIFNYPTLNWADIGVIGWLVDGAAIMNQIPLCKCSYGPYARAMVRVCKEESFHQRQGYDLLLQMMKGTEEQREMVQDAVDRWWFPSIMMFGPHDKDSVHTDSARWGIKRISNDDLRQKFVDATVKQAEVLGVSLPDPELKWNEARGHYDFGVIDWDEFWNVVGGHGQCNVDRLAARNKAWDDGAWVREAAIAHAEKMAERERQAA; encoded by the coding sequence ATGTATACACAGTCACTCAGCATTCCCGACGGCGACGCCAAGGGCCCGCGCAAGGTCGAAAACCCCGAGTATCTGGCCGAGTTCAACGCCAAGATCGATGCCGGCGGCTTCATCGAGGCCAAGGACTGGATGCCCGAGGCCTATCGCAAGACCCTGGTGCGCCAGATCAGCCAGCACGCCCACTCCGAGATCGTCGGCATGCTGCCCGAAGGCAACTGGATCACCCGCGCACCCAGCCTCAAGCGCAAGGCCATTCTGCTGGCCAAGGTGCAGGACGAGGGCGGCCACGGTCTGTATCTGTATGCGGCGGCCGAAACCCTCGGCGTGTCGCGCGACGAACTGACCGAGGCGCTGCTCTCGGGCAAGGCCAAGTACAGCTCGATCTTCAACTACCCGACGCTCAACTGGGCGGATATCGGCGTGATCGGCTGGCTGGTCGATGGCGCGGCGATCATGAACCAGATCCCGCTGTGCAAGTGCAGCTACGGCCCCTATGCCCGCGCCATGGTGCGGGTGTGCAAGGAAGAGTCCTTCCATCAGCGCCAGGGCTATGACCTGCTGCTGCAGATGATGAAGGGCACGGAAGAGCAGCGCGAGATGGTGCAGGACGCGGTCGATCGCTGGTGGTTCCCGTCGATCATGATGTTCGGCCCGCACGACAAGGACAGCGTGCACACCGACTCCGCACGCTGGGGCATCAAGCGCATCTCCAACGACGACCTGCGGCAGAAGTTCGTCGATGCCACGGTCAAGCAGGCCGAGGTGCTCGGCGTCAGCCTGCCCGATCCCGAACTGAAGTGGAACGAGGCGCGCGGTCATTACGACTTCGGCGTGATCGACTGGGACGAGTTCTGGAACGTGGTCGGTGGTCATGGTCAGTGCAACGTCGATCGCCTGGCTGCACGCAACAAGGCCTGGGACGACGGTGCCTGGGTGCGCGAGGCCGCAATCGCCCACGCCGAGAAGATGGCCGAACGCGAGCGTCAGGCTGCCTGA
- the paaB gene encoding 1,2-phenylacetyl-CoA epoxidase subunit PaaB: MERKEWPLWEVFIRSRNGLDHKHCGSVHAPDAKMALQMARDVYTRRLEGVSIWVVKASDIVASDPDAKPELFDPAEDKIYRHPTFYQLPDEVNHM, translated from the coding sequence ATGGAACGCAAGGAATGGCCCCTGTGGGAAGTTTTCATCCGTAGCCGTAACGGCCTGGACCACAAGCATTGCGGCAGCGTGCACGCGCCGGACGCAAAGATGGCGCTGCAGATGGCGCGCGACGTCTATACCCGTCGCCTCGAAGGCGTGTCGATCTGGGTGGTGAAGGCCTCCGACATCGTCGCCTCCGACCCCGATGCCAAGCCCGAGCTGTTCGATCCGGCGGAAGACAAGATCTACCGCCACCCGACCTTCTATCAGCTGCCCGACGAAGTTAACCACATGTAA
- the paaC gene encoding 1,2-phenylacetyl-CoA epoxidase subunit PaaC yields MTQTSVQTVVASAEHIEYVMRLGDNALILGQRLSEWCGHAPVIEEDLALANMALDLVGQARLLLTHAGNLEGKGRDEDQMAFLRVERDYRNVTMMEVPNEDFGRTTVRNFLYSAFQILLWQKLATSSDTELAAIAAKSLKEARYHFNHSAEWVIRLGDGTEVSHTKTQAALDYLWPYTAELFAANPTDEAVSAAGIGPAWGELEADWEAMVLPVFAQATLVVPARTPFKSFGKFGRHSEHMGHLLATMQYMQRTYPGAQW; encoded by the coding sequence ATGACGCAAACCTCAGTCCAAACCGTTGTCGCCTCAGCGGAACACATCGAATACGTGATGCGCCTCGGCGACAACGCCCTGATCCTCGGTCAGCGCCTGTCGGAGTGGTGCGGACACGCGCCGGTCATCGAAGAAGATCTGGCGCTTGCCAACATGGCGCTCGATCTGGTCGGCCAGGCCCGCCTGCTGCTGACCCATGCCGGCAATCTCGAAGGCAAGGGCCGCGACGAAGACCAGATGGCCTTCCTGCGTGTCGAGCGCGACTATCGCAACGTCACCATGATGGAAGTGCCGAACGAGGACTTCGGGCGCACGACGGTACGAAACTTCCTCTACAGCGCATTCCAGATCCTGCTGTGGCAGAAGCTCGCCACATCGTCCGATACCGAGCTCGCCGCCATCGCCGCCAAGAGCCTGAAGGAAGCCCGCTATCACTTCAATCACTCGGCCGAGTGGGTGATCCGTCTTGGCGATGGCACCGAGGTGTCGCACACGAAGACCCAGGCCGCACTCGACTACCTGTGGCCCTACACCGCCGAACTGTTCGCCGCCAACCCGACCGATGAAGCCGTTTCCGCGGCCGGCATCGGCCCGGCCTGGGGCGAGCTCGAGGCCGACTGGGAAGCCATGGTGCTGCCGGTCTTCGCCCAGGCCACGCTGGTGGTGCCGGCGCGCACGCCGTTCAAGAGCTTCGGCAAGTTCGGCCGTCACTCCGAGCACATGGGGCACCTGCTGGCGACCATGCAGTACATGCAGCGCACCTATCCCGGCGCGCAGTGGTGA
- the paaD gene encoding 1,2-phenylacetyl-CoA epoxidase subunit PaaD, whose amino-acid sequence MLTEDQVWKLLDSVPDPEVPAVSVVELGIIRELHCADDVITVVVTPTYSGCPATEVIGLAIRDTLLAAGAGKVELQTRLDPAWTSDWIGEAAREKLRAYGIVPPTGKAAVGGAQPIHFVKKTLTCPRCGSNDTERLSEFGSTACKATYRCKSCLEPFEYFKPI is encoded by the coding sequence ATGTTGACCGAAGACCAGGTCTGGAAGCTGCTCGACAGCGTGCCCGACCCCGAAGTGCCGGCGGTATCGGTGGTGGAGCTCGGCATCATCCGCGAGTTGCACTGCGCGGACGACGTGATCACCGTGGTGGTGACGCCGACGTATTCCGGCTGTCCCGCGACAGAGGTCATCGGGCTTGCGATTCGGGACACCCTGCTGGCCGCCGGTGCGGGCAAGGTCGAGCTGCAAACCCGGCTCGATCCGGCGTGGACCAGCGACTGGATCGGTGAGGCGGCGCGCGAGAAGCTGCGTGCGTACGGCATCGTTCCGCCGACCGGCAAGGCTGCGGTGGGCGGGGCGCAGCCGATCCATTTCGTGAAGAAGACGCTGACCTGCCCGCGCTGCGGCTCAAACGATACCGAGCGCCTGTCCGAGTTCGGCTCGACCGCCTGCAAGGCGACGTATCGCTGCAAGAGCTGCCTCGAACCCTTCGAATATTTCAAACCGATCTGA
- the paaE gene encoding 1,2-phenylacetyl-CoA epoxidase subunit PaaE: MTPKFHPLTIAEVRRETPEAISLRFDVPVELADDYRFVQGQHLTLKANVGGEELRRSYSICAGVDDGELRVAIKKIGGGRFSTWANASIKAGDVIEVMTPEGRFHTELDPANARHYVAFAAGSGITPILSLIKTTLRAEPDSRFTLIYGNQRQGSVIFSETLEDLKDRYMTRFTMYHVFSREEQDVELFNGRLDRARVASFLDTLIPADTIDAAFICGPGGMIDEVEAGLLASGVDAGRIHLERFGVPDSGPAHHVEAGDAPQARITIIADGLKREMDFRAEDPSILDVALRAGMDLPYSCKGGVCCTCRAKVIEGKVRMDKNYTLEQPDVDAGYVLTCQSHPLTERVVISFDDR, translated from the coding sequence ATGACGCCGAAATTTCACCCGCTCACGATCGCCGAAGTGCGCCGCGAGACCCCCGAAGCCATCAGCCTGCGCTTCGACGTGCCCGTCGAGCTGGCCGACGACTACCGCTTTGTGCAGGGCCAGCACCTGACGCTCAAGGCCAATGTTGGTGGCGAGGAGTTGCGCCGCTCCTACTCGATCTGTGCCGGAGTCGACGACGGCGAATTGCGCGTCGCGATCAAGAAGATCGGCGGGGGACGTTTCTCCACCTGGGCCAATGCCAGCATCAAGGCCGGCGACGTGATCGAGGTCATGACGCCCGAGGGGCGCTTCCATACTGAACTCGATCCGGCCAATGCCCGCCACTACGTCGCGTTTGCGGCCGGTAGCGGCATCACCCCGATCCTGTCGCTGATCAAGACCACGCTGCGCGCCGAGCCCGACAGCCGCTTCACCCTGATCTACGGCAACCAGCGTCAGGGCAGCGTGATCTTCTCCGAGACACTGGAAGACCTGAAAGACCGTTACATGACGCGCTTCACGATGTACCACGTGTTCTCGCGCGAAGAGCAGGACGTCGAGCTGTTCAATGGTCGTCTCGACCGTGCCCGCGTGGCGAGTTTCCTCGATACCCTGATTCCGGCCGACACCATCGATGCGGCCTTTATCTGCGGGCCCGGCGGCATGATCGACGAGGTCGAAGCCGGTCTGCTGGCCAGCGGCGTCGACGCGGGGCGCATCCACCTCGAGCGCTTCGGTGTACCCGACAGCGGTCCCGCCCATCATGTGGAAGCGGGCGACGCACCGCAGGCGCGGATCACCATCATTGCCGACGGTCTGAAGCGCGAGATGGATTTCCGCGCCGAAGACCCGTCCATCCTCGATGTCGCGCTGCGGGCGGGGATGGATCTGCCGTACTCATGCAAGGGTGGGGTATGCTGCACCTGCCGCGCCAAGGTCATCGAGGGCAAGGTTCGCATGGACAAGAACTACACTCTCGAACAACCCGACGTTGACGCCGGTTATGTGCTCACCTGCCAGTCCCATCCGCTGACCGAGCGGGTGGTCATCAGCTTCGACGATCGTTGA
- a CDS encoding TetR/AcrR family transcriptional regulator, giving the protein MARGKSPTFEVQRGVILQEAAQLFADKGFHNASMAELAKACGVSKPLLYHYYKDKENILFDIADSYMDQLLAIVAGVESQDLEAEPHLSGLVTRFMEEYEHSQSQHVVLVQDVKFLQTAQEEYVVGKQRKVVAAFADAIERVEPGLRSRNLDKPVAMILFGMINWTFTWLRSDGHYTYGDMAPVVTAILLNGVKGLLKTEMRPATAVENE; this is encoded by the coding sequence ATGGCCAGGGGCAAATCTCCCACATTCGAGGTACAGCGCGGCGTCATCCTTCAGGAGGCGGCGCAGCTCTTTGCCGACAAGGGTTTTCACAACGCGTCGATGGCCGAGCTGGCCAAGGCCTGCGGGGTGTCGAAGCCGCTGCTCTACCACTACTACAAGGACAAGGAGAACATCCTGTTCGACATCGCCGACAGCTACATGGATCAGCTGCTTGCGATCGTGGCCGGTGTGGAGTCGCAGGACCTGGAGGCCGAGCCCCATCTGTCGGGGCTGGTCACGCGCTTCATGGAGGAATACGAGCATTCACAGAGCCAGCACGTGGTGCTGGTGCAGGACGTGAAGTTTCTGCAGACCGCCCAGGAAGAGTATGTGGTGGGCAAGCAGCGCAAGGTGGTGGCGGCGTTTGCCGATGCCATCGAGCGCGTCGAGCCCGGGCTCAGGTCGCGCAACCTCGACAAGCCGGTGGCGATGATCCTGTTCGGCATGATCAACTGGACCTTTACCTGGCTGCGCTCGGACGGTCATTACACCTATGGCGACATGGCGCCGGTGGTGACCGCAATCCTGCTCAACGGGGTCAAGGGTTTGCTCAAGACTGAAATGCGGCCGGCAACGGCGGTGGAAAACGAATAG
- the pcaF gene encoding 3-oxoadipyl-CoA thiolase, protein MTEAFICDGIRTPFGRYGGALSGVRADDLAALPIRALRERNPGVDWAAVEDIYYGCANQAGEDNRDVARMAGLLAGLPIDVPGSTINRLCGSGMDAVGIVARAIKAGEAGMMIAGGVESMSRAPFVMGKADTAFSRSAKIEDTTIGWRFVNPLMKAKYGIDSMPETAENVATDFKVSRADQDAFALRSQQRYAAAAERGFFDGELCPVEIPRKKGDPVVVAADEHPRADTTIETLSRLKGVVRPDGSVTAGNASGVNDGAVALLIASGEAAAKHGLKPRARIVAMATAGVEPRIMGIGPAPASLKVLEKAGLTLEQMDVIELNEAFAAQGLAVTRQLGLRDDDPRVNPNGGAIAIGHPLGASGARLVLTALRQLEATGGRYGLCTMCIGVGQGIAMIIERV, encoded by the coding sequence GTGACAGAAGCCTTTATCTGCGACGGTATCCGGACACCCTTCGGGCGCTATGGCGGCGCCTTGTCGGGCGTGCGTGCGGACGATCTTGCAGCGCTGCCGATCCGGGCACTGCGTGAGCGCAATCCCGGGGTCGACTGGGCTGCCGTTGAGGACATCTACTACGGCTGCGCCAACCAGGCCGGCGAGGACAACCGCGACGTCGCGCGCATGGCCGGCCTGCTGGCGGGGCTGCCGATCGACGTGCCGGGCTCGACCATCAACCGCCTGTGCGGTTCGGGCATGGATGCGGTGGGCATCGTGGCCCGCGCCATCAAGGCCGGCGAGGCCGGGATGATGATCGCCGGCGGCGTCGAGAGCATGAGCCGCGCGCCCTTCGTCATGGGCAAGGCCGACACGGCCTTCTCGCGCAGCGCGAAGATCGAGGACACCACCATTGGCTGGCGCTTCGTGAATCCGCTGATGAAGGCGAAGTACGGTATCGACTCGATGCCGGAAACCGCCGAGAACGTCGCCACCGACTTCAAGGTCAGCCGTGCCGACCAGGACGCCTTTGCGCTGCGCAGTCAGCAGCGCTACGCGGCGGCGGCCGAACGTGGTTTCTTCGACGGCGAACTGTGTCCGGTGGAGATCCCGCGCAAGAAGGGCGATCCGGTCGTGGTCGCAGCGGACGAGCATCCGCGTGCCGACACCACCATCGAAACGCTGTCACGGCTCAAGGGCGTGGTGCGCCCGGACGGCTCGGTCACCGCGGGTAACGCCTCGGGCGTCAATGATGGTGCGGTCGCCCTGCTGATCGCGTCCGGCGAGGCGGCGGCAAAGCACGGCCTCAAGCCGCGTGCGCGCATCGTGGCCATGGCGACCGCCGGGGTCGAACCACGCATCATGGGCATCGGGCCGGCGCCTGCCTCGCTCAAGGTGCTCGAGAAAGCGGGTCTCACGCTCGAGCAGATGGACGTCATCGAACTCAACGAAGCGTTCGCAGCCCAGGGGCTGGCGGTGACGCGCCAACTCGGACTGCGCGACGACGATCCGCGGGTGAATCCCAATGGCGGCGCGATCGCCATCGGTCACCCGCTGGGCGCGTCGGGCGCACGCCTGGTGCTTACCGCCTTGCGTCAGCTGGAGGCGACGGGCGGTCGTTATGGCTTGTGCACCATGTGCATCGGGGTGGGACAGGGCATCGCAATGATCATCGAGCGGGTCTGA
- a CDS encoding ABC transporter substrate-binding protein produces MKLKNTLLAAIGLAFVATAAQADVNVGVIVSATGPAASLGIPEKNTLAMLPTTIGGEKVNYIVLDDASDTTTAVKNIRKLISEDKVDVVIGSTISPNSLAMIDVAAEAQTPMISMAASARIVEPVDDKRRWVFKTPQNDAQMSTAIVEHMTNSGVKTVGFIGFADAYGEGWYEQFKSVAEARKLQIVANERFNRNDTSVTGQVLKVMSARPDAVLIAGSGTPAALPQKTLKERGYAGKLYQTHGVANNDFLRVCGKDCEGTFLPAGPVLVAAQLPDSNPVKKAAMDYITKYEAAHGKGSVSTFGAHAWDAGQLMSAAIPVALKKAKPGTVEFRAAMRDALEGIKELPGAHGIFNMSPTDHLGFDQRSRVMVEIQNGTWKLVK; encoded by the coding sequence ATGAAGCTGAAGAACACTCTGCTGGCCGCCATCGGCCTCGCATTCGTCGCCACCGCAGCACAGGCCGACGTCAATGTAGGCGTGATCGTGTCTGCGACCGGTCCCGCCGCGTCGCTCGGGATCCCGGAAAAGAACACGCTGGCCATGCTGCCGACGACGATCGGCGGGGAGAAGGTCAACTACATCGTTCTCGACGATGCGTCCGACACCACCACCGCGGTGAAGAACATCCGCAAGCTGATCTCCGAGGACAAGGTCGATGTGGTGATCGGTTCCACCATCAGCCCGAACTCGCTGGCGATGATCGACGTTGCCGCCGAAGCGCAGACGCCGATGATCTCGATGGCGGCCTCGGCCCGTATCGTCGAGCCGGTCGACGACAAGCGGCGCTGGGTGTTCAAGACGCCGCAGAACGACGCCCAGATGTCGACGGCAATCGTCGAGCACATGACCAATAGCGGCGTGAAGACGGTCGGCTTCATCGGATTTGCCGACGCCTACGGCGAAGGCTGGTACGAGCAGTTCAAGTCGGTGGCCGAGGCGCGCAAGCTGCAGATCGTGGCCAATGAGCGTTTCAACCGCAACGACACCTCGGTGACCGGTCAGGTACTGAAGGTCATGTCGGCGCGTCCGGATGCGGTGCTGATCGCCGGTTCCGGCACGCCCGCTGCCCTGCCGCAGAAGACGCTGAAGGAGCGTGGCTATGCCGGCAAGCTGTATCAGACCCACGGCGTCGCCAACAACGACTTCCTGCGCGTCTGTGGCAAGGACTGTGAAGGCACCTTCCTGCCCGCCGGCCCGGTGCTGGTCGCTGCCCAGCTGCCCGACAGCAACCCGGTGAAGAAGGCCGCGATGGACTACATCACCAAGTATGAAGCTGCGCACGGCAAGGGTTCGGTTTCGACCTTCGGTGCCCATGCCTGGGATGCCGGTCAGCTGATGAGCGCGGCCATCCCGGTCGCGCTGAAGAAGGCCAAGCCGGGCACCGTGGAGTTCCGTGCCGCGATGCGTGATGCGCTCGAAGGCATCAAGGAGCTGCCGGGCGCCCATGGCATCTTCAACATGAGCCCGACCGACCACCTCGGTTTCGACCAGCGCTCGCGCGTGATGGTCGAGATCCAGAATGGCACCTGGAAGCTGGTGAAGTAA
- a CDS encoding branched-chain amino acid ABC transporter permease: MDFQIALLLGQDGITNGAIYALLALALVLVFAVTRVIFIPQGEFVAYGALTLAMLQGGAIPATVWLLVIMGALTAAIDGSAALRSGQTKKLTGVLGWNLAYPLGLAGLLAVLPLKELPMLAQVLLALAVVVPMGPLMYRLVFQPIAAAPVLILLIVSVATHVAMVGLGLLFFGAEGQRTPPFSDARFEVGPLLVSGQTIWVILASLALIVALYLFFERTIYGKALRATAINRVGAQLMGISPSLAGKLTFVLAAFIGALSGVLIAPITTIYYDTGFLIGLKGFVAAIIGGLGSYPIAAVGAVMVGLLEAFSSFWASAYKEVIVFTLIIPVLLWRSLTSHHMEEEE; the protein is encoded by the coding sequence ATGGATTTTCAGATAGCGCTGTTGCTGGGACAGGACGGCATTACCAACGGAGCGATCTACGCCTTGCTGGCGCTGGCCCTGGTGCTGGTGTTTGCAGTGACGCGGGTGATCTTCATTCCCCAGGGCGAATTCGTCGCCTACGGCGCGCTGACGCTTGCGATGCTGCAGGGCGGGGCGATCCCGGCCACGGTGTGGCTGCTGGTGATCATGGGCGCGCTGACGGCGGCGATCGACGGCAGTGCGGCGCTGCGCTCGGGGCAGACGAAGAAGCTGACCGGTGTGCTGGGCTGGAACCTGGCCTACCCGCTGGGGCTGGCCGGACTGCTCGCGGTACTGCCGCTGAAGGAGCTGCCGATGCTCGCGCAGGTGCTGTTGGCGCTGGCCGTGGTGGTGCCGATGGGGCCGCTGATGTACCGCCTGGTGTTTCAGCCGATTGCGGCGGCGCCGGTGCTGATCCTGCTGATCGTGTCGGTCGCCACCCACGTGGCCATGGTCGGGCTCGGCCTGCTGTTCTTCGGTGCCGAAGGCCAGCGTACGCCTCCCTTCAGTGATGCGCGCTTCGAAGTCGGCCCGCTGCTGGTGTCCGGGCAGACGATCTGGGTCATCCTCGCCTCGCTCGCGCTCATCGTTGCGCTCTACCTGTTCTTTGAACGCACCATCTACGGCAAGGCCTTGCGTGCCACCGCGATCAACCGCGTCGGTGCGCAGCTGATGGGGATCTCGCCTTCGCTCGCAGGCAAGCTCACCTTCGTGCTGGCCGCCTTCATCGGTGCGCTGTCGGGCGTGCTGATCGCACCGATCACCACCATCTACTACGACACCGGCTTCCTGATCGGCCTCAAGGGCTTCGTCGCCGCCATCATCGGCGGACTGGGCAGTTATCCGATTGCCGCCGTCGGCGCCGTGATGGTGGGCCTGCTCGAAGCCTTCTCGTCCTTCTGGGCCAGTGCCTACAAGGAAGTCATCGTATTCACCCTGATCATCCCCGTTCTCCTGTGGCGTTCGCTGACCAGCCACCATATGGAGGAGGAAGAATGA